From the genome of Monomorium pharaonis isolate MP-MQ-018 chromosome 2, ASM1337386v2, whole genome shotgun sequence, one region includes:
- the LOC105835839 gene encoding kinesin-like protein KIF23 gives MKPTRLKTPARKPISRPKGSNMISKDPVQVYCRLRPMQFPMNVSCMRVTSNTTVVITPPESAVNFRAATNKEIQTTFSHVFTSDVTQREIFKTVALPLIENLIHGRNGLLFTYGVTGSGKTYTMTGELQEPGIMPRCLDVIFNTITNYQTKKFVFKPDKLNGFDVQSEADAMLERQHELHAGLLQKTGKHGKCRKIDSDGDSNPTVAHERNESQSVAVEPDNAYAVFITYIEIYNNNVYDLLDEDYVKTKSLQSKIVREDGNKNMYVHDVTEVEVKSAEEAFELFQRGQRKRRVAHTALNAESSRSHTVFTIRLVQAPLDCEGEHVMQDKRVICVSQLSLVDLAGSERTNRTKNTGQRLREAGNINNSLMTLRSCLEILRENQNQGTNKMVPYRDSKLTHLFKNYFDGEGQVRMIVCVNPRADDYDETIQVMKFAEMTQEVLVAMSNPVKLEFGFTPGRRQANKVFKEARSKLVKEGRPEAADLNIDLGLVYSLGGPFPQLETVTSNNDQLIQSLIRFLERRINKRNILRTDLQKKQEDVRQILTKIEQENEHLKYETASLEAANKQQKITISALEKDICKREKRIDELIHKLNSANEMVRNLQQEVRDRDLALNQRLIDKQRVKQRYNTKIQVETDKMNRELEIKLRRQREHLQNQMKEKEDKLRMVKQILIDDNDFNPVIAGTSSKERVPELIMRVASPDRDARISRKDGIPVSNPRYRRSQSADRWVDHRPENLVPVGTVLQPMMRRRRSITQLTSPKEITDGASRYCLIAQELDMDGELETKLFKGDILPTSGGGAQVVFNDMECLKQTSPKARKRTGFQEEKTDQVDISTITETKRPRVIGIP, from the exons ATGAAGCCCAC ACGTTTGAAAACGCCAGCTCGTAAGCCAATCAGTCGACCAAAGGGATCAAACATGATATCTAAAGATCCTGTGCAAGTTTATTGTCGTTTACGGCCCATGCAGTTTCCGATGAACGTATCGTGCATGAGAGTGACATCTAACACAACAGTAGTGATAACGCCTCCAGAGTCAGCAGTCAACTTTCGTGCAGCAACtaacaaagaaatacaaaCGACGTTCAGTCATGTGTTTACATCTGACGTAACGCAAAGGGAGATATTTAAAACGGTTGCTCTTCCTCTGATTGAGAATCTAATTCATGGAAGAAATGGACTTCTATTTACTTATGGTGTGACAGGTAGTGGAAAAACGTATACAATGACTGGGGAATTACAGGAGCCTGGTATCATGCCTCGATGCTTGgacgttatttttaatactattacaaaTTATCAAACAAAGAAATTTGTCTTTAAGCCAGATAAATTAAATGGTTTTGATGTACAAAGTGAAGCTGATGCTATGCTAGAGAGGCAGCACGAACTTCATGCAGGTTTACTACAGAAAACTGGAAAACATGGCAAATG CCGTAAGATAGATAGTGATGGAGATAGTAATCCAACAGTAGCTCACGAACGTAATGAATCGCAAAGCGTGGCAGTTGAACCAGATAATGCATATGCTGTGTTTATcacatatattgaaatatataataacaatgtgTATGACTTGTTAGATGAAGATTATGTCAAAACCAA aTCACTGCAAAGTAAAATTGTTAGAGAAGATGGTAACAagaatatgtatgtacacgatGTTACGGAAGTTGAAGTAAAAAGTGCAGAGGAAGCCTTTGAGCTGTTTCAACGTGGGCAACGAAAAAGACGTGTTGCGCATACAGCATTAAATGCAGAGTCTAGTAGATCTCATACTGTTTTTACTATCAGGCTAGTACAG GCACCTTTAGATTGTGAAGGCGAACATGTAATGCAAGATAAACGAGTTATATGTGTAAGTCAATTATCTCTAGTAGATTTAGCGGGTAGCGAACGAACAAATCGCACAAAAAATACTGGTCAACGTTTACGAGAAGCag GGAACATTAATAACTCTTTAATGACTCTGCGATCATGTTTGGAAATTTTGAGAGAGAATCAGAATCAGGGTACAAATAAAATGGTTCCGTATCGAGATTCGAAGCTTACACATTTATTCAAAAACTATTTTGATGGGGAAGGACAAGTCAGGATGATAGTTTGCGTAAATCCGAGAGCGGATGATTATGATGAAACAATT CAAGTCATGAAATTTGCGGAAATGACTCAAGAAGTGCTTGTTGCAATGTCTAATCCTGTAAAATTGGAATTTGGTTTTACTCCTGGCAGAAGACAAGCAAATAAG GTATTTAAGGAAGCAAGAAGTAAATTAGTAAAAGAGGGCCGACCAGAAGCCGCTGATTTGAACATTGATCTAGGCCTAGTGTACAG ttTGGGTGGACCATTTCCTCAATTGGAAACTGTTACTTCGAACAATGATCAACTAATACAATCTTTAATACGATTCTTAGAACGACGTATTAACAAGCGCAATATACTTCGCACGGATTTACAAAAGAAAC aagaGGATGTTAGACAGATATTAACGAAAATAGAACAAGAAAatgaacatttaaaatatgaaacagcTTCGCTGGAAGCTGCGAATAAACAgcaaaaaataacgatttcagcattagaaaaagatatttgCAAGAGAGAAAAGCGAATAGATGAgcttatacataaattaaacagTGCTAATGAAATGGTGCGAAATTTACAGCAAGAG GTGAGAGATCGAGATTTAGCATTAAATCAACGCTTAATAGATAAGCAAAGAGTGAAGCAGAGATATAATACAAAGATACAAGTCGAGACAGATAAAATGAATAGAGAGTTGGAAATAAAACTACGTCGACAGCGTGAACATCTTCAG AATCAAATGAAGGAAAAAGAAGACAAGTTACGAAtggtaaaacaaattttaattgacgACAATGACTTTAATCCTGTGATAGCAGGAACAAGTTCGAAGGAACGAGTTCCAGAATTGATAATGAGAGTAGCCAGTCCAGATAGAGATGCCAGAATATCACGAAAG GATGGAATACCCGTTTCAAACCCGAGATATAGACGATCGCAAAGTGCCGACAGATGGGTCGATCATAGACCTGAGAATCTTGTACCAGTCGGGACTGTACTGCAACCAATGATGCGAAGACGACGAAGTATAACGCAGCTTACTTCCCCAAAAGAGATTACGGATGGCGCATCTAGATATTGTCTTATTGCGCAGGAACTCGATATGGATGGAGAACTtgagacaaaattatttaag gGTGACATACTGCCAACGAGTGGTGGTGGAGCACAAGTGGTATTTAACGATATGGAATGTTTGAAACAGACATCGCCGAAAGCAAGGAAACGTACTGGATTTCAAGAAGAGAAAACTGATCAAGTAGATATTTCTACGATAACAGAAACGAAAAGACCACGAGTAATTGGCATCCCATAG
- the LOC105835838 gene encoding arginine--tRNA ligase, cytoplasmic, which translates to MMSKKDIDLLNERAALAEKEILGLKQQLESLQRSITTEIPNDITKENFEKLQQENIKLTHRIAILKRTVEMQRDKLDSKMEFVTGETMSIQDHLHSVFHKAISAAYPDISDPPVIVTTSSNPKFGDYQFNGAMRLAQQLSNSGTKITPRDVAKEIMSKLNTTHVVEKYEIAGAGFINVHLKREFGQSVLSSWLKAGEIPPPYIKKKRVIVDFSSPNIAKEMHVGHLRSTIIGDSIARLLEYLGLDVLRLNHVGDWGTQFGMLIAHLQDKFPNYVTVAPSIKDLQSFYKESKIRFDEDEEFKKRAYECVVKLQAFEPDITKAWQMICDVSRQEFEKVYTRLDIKLIERGESFYQKYMELIVPELESKNLLEEDNGRKVMWGEKHGSGIPFTIVKSDGGFTYDTSDMACIKHRIEKERADWLIYVTDAGQSLHFQMLESCAKRAGILKSFHRMDHVGFGVVLGEDKKKFKTRSGDTVKLSELLDEGLKRALQKLKEKERDKVLSDEELRAAQESVAYGCIKYADLVHNRNHEYVFSFDKMLDDKGNTAVYLLYALTRIRSIARTAKVTKDELRQRLKEIPISLEHEKEWKLAKVLLKFPDVILGVIEDLYLHPLCEFCYEVSCAFTEFYDKCYCVEKNQSGDIVNINMGRLLLAEVTALVLEKCFSLLGLKPVTQM; encoded by the exons atgatgtcaaaaaaagatatagaCTTATTAAACGAACGAGCGGCATTAGCG GAGAAAGAGATACTCGGTTTGAAGCAGCAACTCGAATCGCTTCAACGAAGCATCACGACTGAAATTCCGAATGATATAACTAAggaaaacttcgaaaaattacAACAGGAGAATATTAAGTTAACGCACAGGATAGCAATACTTAAAAGG actGTAGAAATGCAAAGAGATAAATTGGACAGTAAAATGGAATTTGTAACTGGAGAAACGATGAGCATACAAGATCATCTACACTCAGTTTTTCACAAGGCTATCAGTGCTGCTTATCCTGACATATCAGATCCACCAGTAATAGTGACTACCAGCTCTAATCCAAAATTTGGAGATTATCAGTTTAATGGTGCTATGCGTTTAGCACAACAATTAAGTAATTCTG gtaCTAAAATAACTCCACGTGATGTTGCTAAAGAAATTATGTCTAAACTGAATACAACTCatgttgttgaaaaatacgaAATTGCTGGTGCAGGATTTATAAATGTGCACTTAAAACGTGAATTTGGACAATCTGTCTTGAGCAGTTGGTTAAAGGCTGGTGAAATTCCTCCTCCGTATATCAAGAAGAAAAGAGTGATTGTTGATTTTTCTAGTCCTAACATTGCCAAGGAAATGCATGTGGGACACTTGAGGTCTACGATAATTGGTGACAGTATTGCGAGATTATTAGAATACTTAGGACTTGACGTGTTGAGACTCAATCATGTAGGTGACTGGGGTACACAGTTTGGTATGTTGATAGCACATCTTCAAGATAAGTTCCCCAACTATGTAACTGTTGCACCTTCAATTAAAGATCTTCAG TCTTTTTACAAAGAATCTAAAATTAGATTTGATGAAGATGAAGAATTCAAGAAACGTGCATACGAGTGTGTCGTTAAATTGCAGGCTTTCGAGCCTGATATAACGAAAGCATGGCAAATGATTTGCGATGTGTCTAGGCAAG AATTTGAGAAAGTGTACACTCGATtggatatcaaattaatagaaaGAGGTGAATCATTTTACCAGAAGTACATGGAATTAATAGTTCCAGAACTAGAATCAAAAAATCTGCTGGAAGAAGATAATGGGCGGAAGGTGATGTGGGGAGAAAAACATGGTAGTGGGATACCTTTTACTATAGTAAAATCTGATGGTGGTTTTACATATGACACATCAGACATGGCTTGTATTAAACATCGCATTGAAAAGGAAAGGGCAGATTGG TTGATATATGTAACAGATGCTGGTCAATCTTTGCATTTTCAAATGCTAGAAAGCTGTGCCAAAAGGGCAGGTATCCTGAAGAGCTTTCACAGGATGGATCATGTTGGTTTTGGTGTTGTCTTAGGTGAAGAcaagaagaaatttaaaacgaGATCTGGTGATACTGTAAAACTTAGCGAGTTATTAGATGAAG GCTTGAAGAGAGCACTACAGAAactgaaagagaaagagcgcgACAAAGTATTGTCCGACGAAGAGCTAAGAGCAGCTCAAGAATCTGTGGCATATGGTTGCATAAAGTATGCCGATTTAGTACACAACAGAAACCACGAATACGTATTTTCATTTGATAAAATGCTGGATGATAAAGGCAACACAGCCGTTTACTTATTGTATGCTTTAACTCGAATTCGTTCTATCGCCAGAACGGCGAAGGTTACAAAGGACGAATTGCGACAACGCTTGAAAGAAATTCCAATCTCATTGGAACATGAAAAAGAATGGAAACTAGCCaaagtattgttaaaatttcctGATGTGATTCTTGGTGTTATTGAAGACCTATATTTGCATCCATTGTGCGAGTTTTGTTATGAGGTTTCATGcgcatttacagaattttatgataaatgcTACTGTGTGGAGAAGAATCAATCTGGTGATATTGTGAACATAAATATGGGTCGCCTCTTACTTGCTGAAGTTACTGCACTTGTTTTAGAAAAATGCTTTAGTTTATTAGGTTTAAAACCTGTCACCCAAATGTAA
- the LOC105835837 gene encoding leucine--tRNA ligase, cytoplasmic, with protein sequence MIKMATERKGTFKVEYIQEIEKNVQARWEIAKIYQTDAPYQDKRSPDEKFFANFPYPYMNGLLHLGHTFSLTKCEFAIRYNRLLGKKVLFPFGFHCTGMPIKACADKLKREMETYGYPPKFPEIEIIEEKVDDIMIKDKSKGKKSKAIAKAGSAKYQWQIMQTLGLKDEEIKKFADAAYWLEYFPPLAVRDLKSIGLHVDWRRTFITTDANPFYDSFIRWQFHHLKSRNKIKYGKRYTIYSPKDGQPCMDHDRSSGEGVGPQEYTLIKMKVQCPQKIKIFDKSVYLVAATLRPETMYGQTNCWVHPDMNYIAYNLACGDVYISTERAARNMSYQGFFKEEGKIDVIQKLTGKDLLGLELTAPLTFNKVIYVLPMLTIKEDKGTGIVTSVPSDSPDDYAALVDLKKKQPLREKYGITDEMVLPYNPIPIIEVPELGNLLAVTLYDQLKIQSQNDKIKLMEAKEIAYLKGFYDGILLVGSHKGKKTQEVKKLIQKEMIDCGEAVIYYEPEKTIISRSNDECVVALCNQWYLDYGEENWKKETLEALKNLNTFHDEVRKNFLACFDWLHEYACSRTYGLGTKLPWDESWLIESLSDSTIYMAYYTIAHFLQGGTFKGVEPNMYGIRACDMTLEVWDYIFFKDAKLPKTHIKKATLDRMRHEFQYWYPVDLRVSGKDLIQNHLTYFLYNHTAIWPNQPKFWPQGIRANGHLLLNSAKMSKSEGNFLTLAEAVQKYSADGTRLCLADAGDSIEDANFIESTAEAGILRLYNFIEWVKDVLNTNYDFNDNRLQNFHDKVFESELNLKIRETDKNYSKMLYKEALRTGFYEFQTARDKYLQLSSKVNPNLIKKYIEIQIILLSPICPHVCEYIWGDLLKKDGFIVDAPWPVAGEVNEILIKSSQYLMDAAHTFRILLKNYMTSKKGKNDIEKPTQGIIWIAKTYPPWQSVILTIMKEMYYKNGNKLPDNKTLATVFSSKAELKKYMKRVMPFVQLIKEKMEIIGVSALNLSLDFNEFDVLENNKEYLQKTLGLYDIIIKYTDEAPEKTREECCPGAPYINFSASSVTMFITNPQMCSNLFEVSMKISTVTATDIISYIVKQNNYIKDPASIVLYRYNDPILGPRIRPVAGNILKGKTEIPVNSVFKKNIETKSVEISVADKTYQVGEYLIYIDKSLEK encoded by the exons atgattaagATG GCgacagaaagaaaaggaacTTTCAAAGTTGAGTATATTCaagaaattgagaaaaatgtaCAAGCAAGATGGGAAATTGCTAAGATATACCAAACGGATGCACCTTACCAAGATAAAAGATCACCAGATGAAaagttttttgcaaattttccaTATCCTTACATGAATGGACTTCTTCATCTTGGACATACTTTCTCACTCACAAAGTGTGAG ttTGCTATTCGATACAATCGCCTCTTAGGAAAGAAAGTACTCTTTCCCTTTGGCTTTCATTGCACGGGTATGCCCATTAAAGCCTGTGCTGATAAATTAAAGAGAGAAATGGAAACATATGGTTATCCACCTAAGTTTCCTGAAATTGagataatagaagaaaaagtaGACGATATTATGATAAAGGATAAGAGTAAAGGAAAAAAG AGTAAGGCAATTGCTAAAGCTGGTTCAGCAAAATATCAGTGGCAAATTATGCAGACTCTTGGCTTAAAAGATGAGGAAATCAAGAAGTTTGCTGATGCTGCATATTGGTTGGAATATTTTCCACCACTTGCTGTCCGAGATTTAAAATCTATCGGTCTTcat gTAGACTGGCGAAGAACATTTATTACAACAGATGCAAATCCGTTTTATGACTCGTTTATACGCTGGCAGTTCCATCATTTGAAatctagaaataaaattaaatatggaaaGAGATACACTATTTATTCACCAAAAGATGGTCAACCTTGTATGGATCATGATAGATCCTCTGGTGAAGGAGTTGGACCACAGGAATATACATTGATCAAAATGAAAGTTCAATGCCCTCAGAAaatcaa GATTTTCGACAAGTCAGTTTACCTTGTAGCTGCAACTTTAAGACCGGAAACAATGTATGGTCAAACAAACTGTTGGGTTCACCCTGACATGAACTATATAGCGTATAATTTAGCATGTGGAGACGTATACATTTCTACGGAACGTGCAGCAAGGAATATGTCCTATCAAGGTTTCTTTAAAGAAGAGGGAAAGATAGATGTTATTCAAAAGCTGACGGGCAAA GACTTATTAGGACTGGAGTTGACTGCTCCTCTCACGTTTAATAAGGTGATTTATGTGTTACCTATGTTGACGATAAAAGAAGACAAGGGTACTGGCATCGTAACTTCCGTTCCTAGTGATTCTCCTGATGATTATGCTGCATTAGtggatttaaaaaagaaacagccACTTAGGGAGAAGTACGGAATCACTGACGAGATGGTGTTACCATATAATCCA ATTCCAATAATTGAAGTTCCAGAACTTGGAAATTTATTAGCAGTAACATTATATGATCAATTAAAGATTCAATcccaaaatgataaaattaaactaatgGAAGCAAAGGAAATAGCTTATTTGAAAGGATTTTACGATGGCATACTATTAGTAGGTTCCCATAAAGGCAAAAAGACACAGGAAGTTAAGAAACTAATTCAGAAAGAGATGATTGATTGTGGTGAAGCAGTAATTTATTACGAACCagaaaaaactattatttcaaGATCAAATGATGAATGCGTAGTAGCCTTATGTAATCAATGGTATTTAGATTATGGAGAAGAAAACTGGAAGAAGGAAACGCTCGAGGCTTTAAAGAATCTGAATACCTTTCACGATGAAGTTAGAAAAAACTTCCTTGCTTGTTTTGATTGGTTACATGAGTATGCATGTTCAAGAACATACGGACttg gCACTAAATTACCATGGGACGAAAGTTGGTTGATAGAATCTCTATCTGATTCTACTATTTATATGGCTTATTACACAATAGCGCATTTTTTGCAAGGTGGAACCTTTAAAGGAGTTGAACCTAATATGTATGGAATAAG agcCTGTGATATGACTTTGGAAGTATGGGactatattttcttcaaaGACGCTAAACTGCCTAAGACACATATAAAGAAAGCAACTTTAGATCGTATGAGGCACGAATTTCAGTATTGGTACCCTGTAGATTTGAGGGTTTCAGGAAAAGATCTGATACAAAATCACCTTACATATTTCCTTTACAATCATACAGCAATATGGCCAAATCAGCCTAAATTTTGGCCACAAGGGATAAGAGCAAATGGTCATCTGCTTCTAAATTCAGCAAAG atgTCTAAATCTGAAGGCAACTTCTTAACACTTGCCGAAGCTGTGCAAAAATACTCGGCCGATGGCACGCGCCTTTGTTTAGCTGATGCTGGTGATTCGATAGAGGATGCAAATTTCATTGAGAGTACAGCCGAAGCAGGAATTCTtagattgtataattttatagagtGGGTCAAAGATGTACTGAATacaaattatgattttaatgaCAATAGATTGCAGAATTTTCATGATAAAGTTTTTGAAag cgaactaaatttgaaaatacgagaaactgataaaaattattcaaaaatgcTTTACAAGGAAGCACTGAGAACAGGATTTTACGAATTTCAAACAGCGAGagataaatatttgcaattaagTTCAAAGGTTAATCCGAAtctaattaagaaatatatagagATTCAAATAATTCTTCTATCTCCAATTTGCCCACATGTCTGCGAATATATATGGGGAGACTTACTTAAAAAG GATGGCTTTATAGTAGATGCACCATGGCCAGTGGCAGGAGaagtaaatgaaattttaataaaatcatctCAGTATCTAATGGATGCTGCTCATACATTtagaattcttttaaaaaattacatgacaTCCAAAAAGGGAAAAAACGATATAGAAAAACCTACACAAGGGATTATTTGGATAGCTAAAACTTATCCTCCTTGGCAAAGTGTTATCCTTACGATAATGAAGGAAATGTATTAC aaaaatggaaataaattaCCGGATAATAAAACACTCGCCACCGTGTTCTCCAGTAAAGCTgagttgaaaaaatatatgaaaaggGTAATGCCATTTGTGCAGCTCATTAAGGAAAAGATGGAAATTATTGGTGTTAGTGCACTAAATTTGAGCCTTGATTTTAACGAATTTGATGTACTCGAAAATAATAAGGaatatcttcaaaaaacattaggc ctttatgatattattattaaatatacggACGAAGCTCCAGAAAAAACGAGAGAAGAATGTTGTCCAGGTGCTCCATACATTAACTTTTCTGCAAGTTCTGTTACAATGTTTATTACAAATCCACAAATGTGTAGCAATTTGTTTGAAGTATCTATGAAAATTTCGACTGTAACGGCTACAGATATTATATCTTACattgtaaaacaaaacaattatataaaag atcCTGCTTCGATCGTGTTATATCGGTATAATGATCCGATCCTGGGACCCAGAATTAGACCAGTAGcaggaaatattttaaaaggaaaaactgAGATTCCAGTAAATTCTgtgtttaagaaaaatatagaaacaaAAAGCGTCGAAATCAGTGTTGCAGATAAAACATACCAAGTAGGCGAATATTTGATATACATCGATAAATCTCTAGAAAAGTAA
- the LOC105835840 gene encoding homocysteine S-methyltransferase YbgG has translation MMKNSYVKVLDGGFSGQLSRHVGTKIDGDPLWTARFLKTDVNAIYATHLDFLRSGADIIETNTYQASVPGMMRYLNISERESLNLLNTAVSLAKRAVEEYAREERISSDQRPLVAGSCGPYGAYLHNASEYTGSYGKNMSQQELIDWHRPRVKTLLDAGVDLLALETIPCVKEAEALLELLKEYPHARAWLSFSCRDDKFISDGSVFQEVATRCYHTLPSQIIAIGVNCIDPKYVTPLLKGINVNMSSEQDFIPLVVYPNRGGSYSATGEWTAVPDDHSLNLPISEWLDLGIRYIGGCCKIFAEDIQTIRSEVIRCQANIVL, from the coding sequence ATGATGAAGAACAGTTACGTGAAGGTCCTGGACGGTGGCTTCTCTGGACAGTTGTCACGTCATGTAGGTACCAAGATCGATGGTGATCCGTTATGGACAGCACGATTCCTCAAAACCGATGTGAACGCTATATACGCTACGCACTTGGACTTCTTGCGCTCTGGTGCCGATATTATCGAAACCAACACCTATCAAGCGTCCGTACCTGGCATGATGAGATATTTGAATATAAGTGAACGCGAAAGTCTGAATTTACTCAACACGGCCGTGAGCTTGGCCAAAAGAGCTGTGGAGGAGTATGCCCGAGAAGAGCGCATCTCCTCTGACCAGAGACCTCTGGTCGCTGGGTCCTGCGGTCCTTACGGTGCTTACTTGCACAACGCATCTGAATATACTGGCTCCTATGGGAAAAATATGTCCCAACAAGAACTGATCGACTGGCACAGACCACGCGTTAAGACACTACTGGACGCCGGTGTTGATCTGTTGGCTCTAGAAACTATACCCTGTGTCAAAGAAGCAGAAGCCCTTCTGGAGTTACTGAAGGAGTACCCGCACGCTCGTGCGTGGCTCTCATTTTCATGTCGagatgataaatttatatcggACGGCAGTGTATTTCAGGAAGTGGCTACACGCTGTTATCACACCTTGCCATCGCAAATTATTGCAATCGGCGTGAACTGCATCGATCCGAAGTACGTAACTCCCTTGCTGAAGGGTATCAATGTGAACATGTCGTCGGAGCAAGATTTCATTCCTCTGGTGGTGTATCCCAATAGAGGCGGCAGCTATTCAGCAACTGGCGAATGGACCGCGGTTCCAGATGATCATTCTCTGAATCTACCTATATCAGAATGGTTGGACCTGGGGATTCGTTACATCGGCGGATGCTGCAAGATTTTTGCGGAAGACATTCAGACAATTAGATCAGAAGTGATTCGATGTCAAGCAAACATTGTCTTATAA